A single window of candidate division WOR-3 bacterium DNA harbors:
- a CDS encoding TMEM165/GDT1 family protein, with the protein MDYKILFTAFIALFLAELADKTQLTILALSASSKSPWSVFVGASLALVASSLIATLLGGVLQKILPIRILHIVAGGIFISVGLVLVIRSLR; encoded by the coding sequence ATGGACTACAAAATTCTTTTTACAGCATTTATTGCGTTATTTTTAGCTGAATTGGCCGATAAAACTCAGCTTACAATTTTGGCACTCTCGGCAAGTTCGAAAAGCCCATGGTCAGTCTTTGTCGGAGCAAGCTTAGCCCTGGTCGCCTCCTCATTGATTGCTACACTTTTAGGCGGTGTCTTACAGAAAATCTTACCGATTCGAATATTGCACATCGTTGCCGGAGGAATATTTATTTCCGTTGGCCTCGTATTGGTTATTCGTAGTCTCCGTTAG
- the truD gene encoding tRNA pseudouridine(13) synthase TruD, translating to MKIKVCPDDFIVKEICNIKLSDTGPYQIYELEKIHWDTFDLLDYLNRKYHLKNIGRAGIKDRYSHSFQYISVKAKEVQEITEKNFKLRFIGYSPRPITGANLVKNWFSITIRDLKESEIPKVQKNLEHVQQYGFPNYYDEQRMGSARAKAGFIAALLAKKHYNGALKLYLATPSKFDSSNIRRIKKHIFTHWGNWSKCLSLPDEYGQLRYTLQYLKKHPRDFKGAIKTIRKDLLEMFINAYQAYVFNETLKQILKSLSLGLFSIRYRFDELYFYQALSLDHLNYLKSLIIPSASYKSSFPEPKIKKIMEEVLQKDNLSIEKLKIDLGIRGLFFKPYERSALVFPENLTVEQIADDDLYKNCYKMVLTFILPKGSYATLLIKRITHL from the coding sequence ATGAAAATCAAGGTCTGTCCCGATGATTTTATTGTCAAAGAAATCTGCAATATTAAACTTAGCGATACTGGTCCATACCAAATTTACGAGTTAGAAAAAATTCATTGGGATACCTTTGATTTATTAGATTATCTAAATCGTAAATATCACCTTAAAAATATCGGTCGGGCCGGTATCAAAGATCGTTATAGCCATTCCTTTCAATATATATCAGTCAAAGCTAAAGAGGTCCAAGAAATTACAGAAAAAAACTTTAAGTTACGATTTATCGGATACTCCCCACGCCCGATCACAGGCGCCAATTTAGTTAAAAATTGGTTTTCCATAACTATTCGCGACCTTAAAGAATCCGAAATTCCCAAAGTTCAAAAAAATCTCGAGCATGTCCAACAATACGGTTTCCCAAATTATTATGACGAACAACGCATGGGCTCGGCCCGGGCCAAGGCCGGTTTTATTGCTGCCTTACTAGCTAAAAAACACTACAATGGAGCACTAAAGTTATATCTAGCCACTCCCTCAAAATTTGATAGCAGTAATATCCGACGGATCAAAAAACATATCTTTACCCATTGGGGCAATTGGTCAAAATGTCTATCGCTACCAGATGAATATGGGCAATTACGCTATACCTTACAGTACTTAAAAAAACATCCTAGGGATTTTAAGGGCGCAATCAAAACAATTAGAAAAGATCTGTTAGAGATGTTTATAAACGCATACCAGGCATATGTTTTCAACGAAACCTTAAAACAAATTTTAAAATCCTTATCCCTCGGCTTATTCTCTATCCGGTATCGGTTTGATGAACTTTACTTTTACCAAGCATTATCGTTAGATCATCTAAATTATCTTAAAAGCCTCATTATTCCCAGTGCCAGTTATAAATCAAGTTTTCCTGAGCCAAAAATAAAAAAAATCATGGAAGAAGTGCTCCAAAAAGATAACCTGTCGATAGAAAAATTAAAAATTGATTTGGGGATTAGGGGGCTATTCTTTAAGCCCTACGAACGCAGTGCCTTGGTTTTCCCTGAAAACTTAACCGTAGAACAAATCGCAGACGATGATCTCTATAAAAATTGTTATAAAATGGTCCTAACATTTATTTTACCCAAGGGGAGTTATGCGACGTTATT